Genomic DNA from Campylobacter concisus:
TGTTCTTTTAAAATTTCAATTGTCCTTCTTACATCAGCCTCAAGACTCGTATGTGTCGTAAAAAACAATACAGCAAATTCGCTCTCATCTTTTGGTTTTTGAAGTATGCTATCGATCGATAAGTTATTTTCGCTCATTAAATTTGTAATCTTTGCTAGCACACCCATTTTGTCTTCGACTTTTAACCTAAAGTAGTACTTCGTCTTTATCCTATCGCGGTCAAGTAGTTCAAGCGTATTTAATTCAAAAGGTGCTTTATATCCTAGCATTGGCGACTTACTATCTCTTGCGATGTCGATAAGATCGCTGATCACCGCGCTTGCAGTTGCATCACCACCAGCTCCAGGTCCATAGTACATCGTCTCGCCAACGACCTCGCCAACGACACTGATCGCATTTGTCACACCACTTGCCTTTGCTATCATTTTATTTTGCGGCACAAGTGCTGGATGCACACGTAGCTCGATTTTACCCTCGCTTTTTTTGGCAATTGCAAGAAGTTTTATTGAGTATTCAAAATCTTTTGCGAAAAAAATATCTTCTGGTGTGATACCTTGTATTCCTTCGATCAAAATATCCTCTGGATCGCCGTGCACTCCGTATGCAATGCTTGCTAGAATGAGCAGCTTATGAGCCGTATCAAAGCCACCCACATCAAAAGTAGGATCAGCCTCAGCGTATCCAAGCTCTTGAGCCTTTTTAAGAGCGTCTTTAAAATTTGAACCCTCATCCATCATCGAGGTTAGGATAAAGTTACTAGTTCCGTTAAGTATGCCATTTATACTAACGATGTGATTTGCGCTTAAGCCTTCCCTTAAGGCTCTAATGATCGGCACGCCCCCAGCCACACTTGCTTCAAAGCCAAATGGTATATTTTTGGCTAAATTTTGCAAAGCATATCTGTGATAGGCAAGGAGTGCTTTGTTTGCGGTCACGACTGCTTTTTTTCGCTTTAAAATTTCGCTTACAACCCTAAAAGGCTCTTCCACACCACCCATAAGTTCGACAAAAACGTCGATATCATCGCGGTTTATAACGCTATTTATATCGTCAGTCAAAGGGATGCCAGCGTCTCTTTTTTTATTTAAATTTCTAACCACTCCGATGACTGGCACTATCTCCTCACCACTTCTTGCAGCGATTAGCTTTTTATTTTTTAGTAAAATTTTAGCAACTGACTCGCCAACGGTTCCAACGCCTAATATCGCTACATTCATTCAAATTCTTTCAAATATTTTTTTATATTTCTAGCCGCTTGTCTTATTCTATTTTCGTTTTCGATAAGAGCTAGACGCACATAGTCATTTCCGCCCTCGCCAAAACCAATACCCGGACTAACTGCGACTGATGCCTTTGTAAGAAGCTGCTTTGAAAACTCAAGGCTGCCCAGATGACTAACTTTTGGTGGTAGTTTCGCCCAGATAAACATACTAGAGCTTGGTTTTTTAAGCTCCCAACCAGCCTGAGCAAAGGCCTCTATCATCACATCTCTTCTTTTTTCATAAATTTGGCGTATCTCTTCAACGCAGCTTTGATCGCCATCAAGTGCAACAGTAGCAGCCACCTGTATTGGCGTAAACATGCCGTAATCAACCCATGATTTTATCTTTTTAAGTGCTGCGCAAAGTCTTTTATTTCCGCACATAAACCCAACTCTCCAGCCAGCCATGTTATAGCTTTTTGAAAGTGTATAGCACTCGACCGCAACGTCTTTTGCACCATCGACCTCAAAGATACTTGGCGTTTTGTAGCCATCAAATGTAAGATCAGCGTAGGCGATGTCAGATATGACGTAAAATCTCTCTTGTTTTGCGATGCTTACAAGGCGCTCGTAAAAG
This window encodes:
- a CDS encoding LL-diaminopimelate aminotransferase, whose product is MFDEIRFNTIERLPNYVFAEVNAIKMAARRAGEDIIDFSMGNPEGRTPQHIVDKLCESAQKDKTHGYSASAGIYKLRLAICNWYKRKYGINLDPDTEAVATMGSKEGFVHLAQAVINPGDVAIVPDPAYPIHTQAFLFAGGSVAKMPLHYNDKFELDENKFFENLIQTIHASSPKPKYVVVNFPHNPTTVTVQKSFYERLVSIAKQERFYVISDIAYADLTFDGYKTPSIFEVDGAKDVAVECYTLSKSYNMAGWRVGFMCGNKRLCAALKKIKSWVDYGMFTPIQVAATVALDGDQSCVEEIRQIYEKRRDVMIEAFAQAGWELKKPSSSMFIWAKLPPKVSHLGSLEFSKQLLTKASVAVSPGIGFGEGGNDYVRLALIENENRIRQAARNIKKYLKEFE
- a CDS encoding homoserine dehydrogenase, coding for MNVAILGVGTVGESVAKILLKNKKLIAARSGEEIVPVIGVVRNLNKKRDAGIPLTDDINSVINRDDIDVFVELMGGVEEPFRVVSEILKRKKAVVTANKALLAYHRYALQNLAKNIPFGFEASVAGGVPIIRALREGLSANHIVSINGILNGTSNFILTSMMDEGSNFKDALKKAQELGYAEADPTFDVGGFDTAHKLLILASIAYGVHGDPEDILIEGIQGITPEDIFFAKDFEYSIKLLAIAKKSEGKIELRVHPALVPQNKMIAKASGVTNAISVVGEVVGETMYYGPGAGGDATASAVISDLIDIARDSKSPMLGYKAPFELNTLELLDRDRIKTKYYFRLKVEDKMGVLAKITNLMSENNLSIDSILQKPKDESEFAVLFFTTHTSLEADVRRTIEILKEQEYIKEEPFMMRIEE